The following proteins come from a genomic window of Pyxidicoccus sp. MSG2:
- a CDS encoding glycoside hydrolase family 57 protein, with protein MSLGSLALVLHAHLPFVRHPEHEDFLEEDWLYEAISETYLPLLLVFDKLAEDGVPFRLTMTLSPTLVAMLRDELLMSRYARRLDQLCELGAREVHRTRNDATFGPLARFHRDHFESLRRAFHDRYKRELVTAFRRLQDAGFLDIITCNATHGFLPLMQQVPEAVRAQVTVAANHYRQNFGRDPAGIWLAECGYYPGLERVLANERIRYFFVDTHGLTDATPRPLHGPYAPIFTETGVAAYARDPESSQQVWSTEFGYPGDGDYREFYRDIGWDLDLDYIRPFIQPTGDRKNTGFKYFRITGKTHDKQPYNPAAARERAAIHAGNFLFNRERQIEHLASRLGGRKPVVVAPYDAELFGHWWFEGPMFLDFLIRKAAYDQKTFRLVTPSDDLRENPENQVATPPLSSWGAGGYANMWLDGANDWIYRHLHHCAKQMVELARDFPDADSLKRRALNQAARELLLAQSSDWAFIMKTGTMVEYARRRTREHVLRFQRLHDELRADTIDEGWLTQVEGRDNLFPELDYRVYRPG; from the coding sequence ATGAGCCTGGGCTCTCTCGCGCTGGTCCTCCACGCGCACCTTCCCTTCGTCCGACACCCCGAGCACGAGGATTTCCTCGAGGAGGACTGGCTCTACGAAGCCATCTCCGAGACGTACCTCCCGCTGCTCCTCGTCTTCGACAAGCTGGCCGAGGACGGCGTCCCCTTCCGTCTGACGATGACGCTGTCCCCCACGCTCGTCGCCATGCTGCGGGACGAGCTGCTCATGTCGCGCTACGCGCGCCGGCTGGACCAACTCTGCGAGCTGGGCGCGCGCGAGGTCCACCGCACCCGGAACGACGCCACCTTCGGCCCGCTGGCCCGCTTCCACCGCGACCATTTCGAGTCGCTGCGCCGCGCCTTCCACGACCGCTACAAGCGCGAGCTCGTCACCGCCTTCCGCCGCCTCCAGGACGCGGGTTTCCTGGACATCATCACCTGCAACGCCACGCACGGCTTCCTGCCGCTCATGCAGCAGGTGCCCGAGGCCGTGCGCGCACAGGTGACGGTGGCCGCCAACCACTACCGGCAGAACTTCGGGAGAGACCCGGCGGGCATCTGGCTGGCCGAGTGCGGCTACTACCCCGGGCTGGAGCGCGTGCTGGCCAACGAGCGCATCCGCTACTTCTTCGTGGACACGCACGGCCTCACGGACGCCACACCGCGCCCGCTGCACGGACCCTATGCGCCCATCTTCACGGAAACGGGCGTGGCCGCATATGCGAGAGACCCGGAGAGCAGCCAGCAGGTGTGGAGCACCGAGTTCGGCTATCCCGGTGACGGGGACTACCGCGAGTTCTACCGGGACATCGGCTGGGACCTGGACCTGGACTACATCCGCCCGTTCATCCAGCCCACCGGCGACCGCAAGAACACCGGCTTCAAGTACTTCCGCATCACCGGCAAGACGCACGACAAGCAGCCCTACAACCCGGCCGCCGCCCGCGAGCGCGCCGCCATCCACGCCGGCAACTTCCTCTTCAATCGCGAGCGGCAGATAGAGCACCTCGCCTCACGCCTGGGGGGACGCAAGCCCGTCGTCGTGGCTCCCTACGATGCGGAGCTGTTCGGCCACTGGTGGTTCGAGGGGCCCATGTTCCTCGACTTCCTCATCCGCAAGGCCGCGTATGACCAGAAGACCTTCCGCCTGGTGACGCCCTCGGACGACCTGCGGGAGAACCCGGAGAACCAGGTGGCCACGCCGCCGCTGTCCTCGTGGGGCGCGGGCGGCTACGCGAACATGTGGCTCGACGGGGCCAATGATTGGATCTACCGCCACCTGCACCACTGCGCGAAGCAGATGGTGGAGCTGGCCCGCGACTTCCCCGACGCCGACTCCCTGAAGCGCCGTGCGCTCAACCAGGCCGCGCGTGAGCTGCTGCTCGCCCAGTCCTCCGACTGGGCCTTCATCATGAAGACGGGCACCATGGTGGAGTACGCCCGGCGCCGCACGCGCGAGCACGTCCTCCGCTTCCAGCGCCTTCACGACGAGCTGCGCGCCGACACCATCGACGAGGGTTGGCTCACCCAGGTGGAGGGCCGCGACAACCTCTTCCCGGAGCTGGACTACCGCGTCTACCGGCCCGGCTGA
- a CDS encoding glycosyltransferase family 4 protein — protein MSDLPRLLLCSFDVIPGPSGSSRRVTEYLKALPDRFSVVVLSAKTPDHSHIEKYQGARLLRVPVGSGDLASRIQAFERAVRRQLESEEYALAHFTDPFGGYALCELKADYGHRLVYEAQTFPSQELRYTHPQTEGDRRFLSKIRRQELFCLMNADLIITGSQTTRSYIQSLGASDDLIHVVRAPVDLKAYEPEAMGAPDGQPLRLMYLGSQVGWQGLPTLLRAVALAAQRADVRLTLVGAQHADWQPHLDDLVKELGLKERVEFQAPVLHDDVAKVLALADVGVLPLDDVERNRLQGGPLAKVSEYCAAGRPVIAADLPVTRELIPQSAALFFPPGDTQALANHIVDLARDVPRRMELGRRARAHAEQVLDAGLIRGRLLDLYDSLLEKRSASVAPRSEDDLPAPTTVTGTPTNRLAALLPPEPTPRKEASKPEAAQAGSSEPTGEDVPLVMGQVLDEGLDTRLIKTELESQPSEPPVVMGLPLRESSAKGKGAESASPASVIVDPALPTSSRAGTESGGPVSLRYSPPGKATSPSLVEEPPAPTPTPTPIVRGSSTADREEPPAPTPVVRAPVAQDAEEPPSPTPVVRAPSRADAEEPPAPTPIVRAPSRADAEEPPAPTPIIRAPSRVEAEEPPAPTPVVRAPVAADREEPFSPRVSGAGLREESPGAASGGRTPATSDRDEPPAPTPIVKVPAALFMRDEAFAPSSAGRDSGTANRKDEPPAPGGASRSLSGGRSTSARVETPSRRMSALSTPARGTSATESERAPSAPRSGSPTSETGLPPVVRPGSPTSEPGLPPVVRPGSSPSETGLPPVVRSGPQTSETALPPVLRSGPPTSETALPPVLRSGPQTSELVIPQVPRSGSASHDSGLPPMIRGGTPSSEAERPPPVLRPGTAPSESGLPPMIRGGAASSDVERPLPVLRPGSSDADRLAPIRGNTAGADQDRAPPIRGGLPAADQDRPPSIRGGTTPSEPERPPALPPRATAPPPVPRQRPPRLMAEGPPRLAPVDVQASRPAPPSLKASLPASASSEDEPEEISPDEAQSIDDGSDTSPTPAHSRPRLDEPDEISSDEVEEAEVSVANGARLLEDAELHEVEAEPASEPEDEGAAPEPVPSALNPWFAQLAHGYCPPDGIRFDRHTPPTTFPGRDEDTSPSRVPPAVRTSPGVGRGKSS, from the coding sequence TTGAGCGACCTGCCCAGACTGCTCCTGTGCAGTTTCGACGTCATCCCCGGTCCGTCGGGCTCGTCGCGCCGTGTCACGGAGTACCTCAAGGCGCTTCCAGACCGCTTCTCCGTGGTGGTGCTGTCGGCGAAGACACCTGACCACTCCCATATCGAGAAGTACCAGGGCGCCCGCCTGCTGCGGGTGCCGGTAGGCTCGGGCGACCTGGCCTCGCGCATCCAGGCCTTCGAGCGCGCCGTGCGCCGCCAGTTGGAGAGCGAGGAGTACGCGCTCGCCCACTTCACCGACCCCTTCGGCGGCTATGCGCTGTGCGAGCTGAAGGCGGACTACGGCCACCGGCTCGTCTACGAGGCGCAGACCTTCCCGTCCCAGGAGCTGCGCTACACGCACCCGCAGACGGAAGGGGACCGGCGCTTCCTCTCCAAGATTCGCAGGCAGGAGCTGTTCTGCCTGATGAACGCGGACCTCATCATCACCGGCTCGCAGACGACGCGCTCGTACATCCAGTCGCTCGGGGCGAGCGACGACCTCATCCACGTGGTCCGCGCGCCGGTGGACCTCAAGGCCTACGAGCCCGAGGCGATGGGCGCGCCGGATGGGCAGCCGCTGCGGCTGATGTACCTGGGCAGCCAGGTGGGGTGGCAGGGCCTGCCCACGCTGCTGCGCGCGGTGGCGCTCGCGGCCCAACGCGCGGACGTGCGGCTCACCCTGGTGGGCGCGCAGCACGCGGACTGGCAGCCGCACCTGGATGACCTGGTGAAGGAGCTGGGGCTGAAGGAGCGGGTGGAGTTCCAGGCGCCCGTCCTCCACGACGACGTGGCCAAGGTGCTCGCGCTGGCGGACGTGGGCGTGCTCCCCCTGGACGACGTGGAGCGCAACCGGCTGCAGGGCGGTCCCCTGGCGAAGGTGTCCGAGTACTGTGCCGCCGGCCGCCCCGTCATCGCCGCGGACCTGCCCGTCACCCGCGAGCTCATTCCCCAGAGCGCGGCCCTCTTCTTCCCGCCTGGAGACACGCAGGCCCTCGCGAACCACATCGTCGACCTGGCGCGTGACGTTCCCCGCCGCATGGAGCTGGGACGCCGGGCGCGCGCGCATGCGGAGCAGGTGCTCGACGCGGGCCTCATCCGCGGCAGGCTCCTGGACCTCTACGACTCGCTCCTGGAGAAGCGGTCGGCATCGGTGGCGCCCCGGAGCGAGGACGACCTGCCCGCTCCCACCACGGTGACGGGCACGCCCACCAACCGGCTCGCGGCCCTGCTGCCGCCGGAACCGACGCCCAGGAAGGAAGCGTCGAAGCCGGAGGCCGCGCAGGCTGGCAGCTCCGAGCCGACGGGCGAGGACGTGCCGCTGGTCATGGGCCAGGTGCTGGACGAGGGGCTCGACACGCGCCTCATCAAGACGGAGCTGGAGTCGCAGCCCTCCGAGCCTCCCGTGGTGATGGGCCTGCCCCTGCGCGAGAGCTCCGCGAAGGGCAAGGGAGCTGAGAGCGCCTCGCCCGCCTCCGTCATCGTGGATCCGGCGCTTCCCACTTCGAGCCGTGCGGGCACGGAGTCCGGCGGACCGGTGTCGCTGAGGTACTCCCCTCCGGGGAAGGCCACGTCGCCCTCGCTCGTGGAGGAGCCGCCCGCGCCGACGCCGACTCCGACGCCCATCGTCCGGGGCTCCAGCACCGCTGACAGGGAGGAGCCCCCGGCGCCCACGCCTGTCGTGCGCGCTCCGGTCGCCCAGGATGCGGAGGAGCCTCCCTCGCCCACGCCCGTCGTCCGCGCGCCGTCCAGGGCCGATGCAGAGGAGCCTCCCGCTCCCACACCTATCGTCCGCGCGCCGTCCAGGGCCGATGCAGAGGAGCCTCCCGCTCCCACGCCTATCATCCGTGCGCCGTCCAGGGTCGAAGCAGAGGAGCCTCCCGCTCCCACGCCTGTCGTCCGCGCCCCCGTGGCGGCGGACCGCGAGGAGCCTTTCTCGCCCCGGGTTTCTGGCGCGGGCCTTCGTGAGGAGTCCCCGGGTGCTGCCTCCGGCGGCCGCACGCCCGCCACGTCCGACCGCGACGAGCCGCCGGCCCCGACGCCCATCGTCAAGGTGCCCGCGGCGCTGTTCATGCGTGACGAGGCGTTCGCGCCGTCCTCGGCGGGACGCGACTCCGGCACCGCGAACCGGAAGGACGAGCCGCCAGCGCCCGGCGGCGCATCACGCTCACTGAGTGGTGGGCGCAGCACGTCGGCCCGCGTGGAGACGCCCTCGCGGCGCATGTCCGCGCTCTCCACGCCGGCCCGAGGCACCTCGGCCACCGAGTCCGAGCGTGCGCCCTCCGCGCCCCGCTCGGGCTCACCCACCTCCGAGACCGGACTGCCCCCGGTGGTTCGTCCGGGCTCGCCCACCTCCGAGCCGGGGCTGCCCCCGGTGGTTCGTCCGGGCTCCTCGCCTTCGGAAACCGGGCTGCCCCCAGTGGTCCGCTCGGGCCCGCAGACCTCGGAGACCGCGCTCCCGCCGGTGCTGCGCTCGGGGCCTCCGACCTCGGAGACCGCGCTCCCGCCGGTGCTGCGCTCGGGCCCGCAGACCTCGGAGCTCGTGATTCCCCAGGTGCCGCGCTCGGGCTCCGCGTCCCACGACTCGGGACTGCCTCCAATGATTCGCGGAGGCACCCCCTCCTCCGAGGCCGAGCGCCCTCCCCCGGTGCTGCGGCCGGGCACCGCGCCCTCTGAGTCCGGGCTGCCTCCGATGATCCGCGGAGGCGCCGCCTCCTCCGACGTCGAGCGCCCGCTCCCCGTCCTGCGCCCCGGTTCCTCGGACGCGGACCGCCTGGCGCCGATCCGTGGAAACACGGCCGGCGCTGATCAGGACCGTGCCCCGCCGATTCGCGGAGGCCTCCCCGCCGCTGATCAGGACCGCCCCCCGTCCATCCGCGGAGGCACCACCCCCTCTGAGCCGGAGCGCCCGCCCGCGCTGCCACCCCGTGCCACCGCGCCGCCCCCCGTCCCCCGCCAGCGGCCGCCCCGGCTGATGGCCGAGGGCCCGCCCCGCCTCGCCCCCGTGGACGTACAGGCCTCGCGCCCGGCGCCCCCATCGCTGAAGGCCTCCCTCCCCGCGTCCGCCTCCTCCGAGGACGAACCCGAGGAAATCTCCCCGGACGAAGCCCAGTCCATCGACGACGGCTCCGACACCTCTCCGACTCCCGCGCACTCGCGCCCACGTCTCGACGAGCCGGACGAGATCAGCAGCGACGAAGTGGAGGAAGCCGAGGTCTCCGTGGCCAACGGCGCCCGCCTGCTCGAGGACGCGGAGCTGCACGAGGTGGAGGCCGAGCCCGCGTCGGAACCCGAGGACGAGGGCGCCGCGCCGGAGCCCGTCCCCTCGGCACTCAACCCGTGGTTCGCCCAGCTCGCTCACGGGTACTGTCCGCCGGACGGCATCCGTTTCGACCGCCACACGCCACCGACCACGTTCCCCGGTCGGGACGAGGACACCAGCCCCTCCCGCGTCCCCCCGGCCGTACGTACCTCCCCGGGCGTCGGTCGCGGCAAGAGCTCGTGA
- a CDS encoding DUF4912 domain-containing protein codes for MDDLKSVTVSHLRELAQKHLGSGYSKLKKEELIAALAAYVPALAKLARLVGITVARKSSATKAPAPAKAAAAKAKESPKDRKARESKTPARGVKVPKAPARESRQAAREASASKASTRGQKVAVEEKRAPAKAKPAEKMGQGRVSAPKRVAAKRASEKPGDAPPARPAQVVTFPPKPRVPREPATPTASSPVSASSGDTGAPPESTPASSPEVPAAAPVAPPPPPAQHDAEPVLEGFFVARVMGPDEARRHHLVDASSHPPPSPEDDEGLGELPAGYEDDGALLLPRDPQTLFVSWDFSTAARARALQGLDAPRAVLRVFDGEKMARELDCALESRSFYIHGLEPGRHYRVEAHFIGRDGRSRRIGHSSSRVALPPSGTSTDTSIRFLRVPQRMPEPQPLPEVVPPVRTRAQEAEEREYITWRRVNLPGSGGVRDIPESHRERTVSAEQPESHLEAPPRAPGASDVRYMEARERVPGASDMRYVESTERAPGASDQRYLEAPGRAPGASEQRYLEGRTQPRERQYLDVGRAPGASDMRYLESPGRAPGASDQRYLGGSQPAGGARPHQYLEVGRAPGASDMRYLESPGRAPGASDMRYLESPPRAPGASDMRYLDSPPRAPGASDMRYLEHVARPSGASEPRPTESAQRPPGSPEEPLPRKPPSGSGRS; via the coding sequence ATGGACGACCTCAAGAGTGTAACCGTCAGCCATCTGAGAGAGCTGGCCCAGAAGCACCTGGGGAGCGGTTACAGCAAGTTGAAGAAGGAGGAGCTCATCGCGGCGCTCGCCGCGTACGTCCCCGCCCTGGCGAAGCTCGCTCGCCTGGTGGGTATCACCGTGGCGCGCAAAAGTTCCGCCACCAAGGCTCCTGCTCCCGCGAAGGCCGCGGCCGCGAAGGCCAAGGAGTCCCCCAAGGACAGGAAGGCCCGGGAGTCCAAGACTCCTGCCAGGGGCGTGAAGGTGCCGAAGGCGCCCGCCCGGGAGAGCAGGCAGGCTGCCAGGGAGGCGAGCGCTTCCAAGGCCTCCACGCGGGGGCAGAAGGTGGCGGTAGAGGAGAAGCGTGCTCCGGCGAAGGCGAAGCCAGCCGAGAAGATGGGCCAGGGCCGCGTGTCCGCGCCCAAGCGGGTGGCGGCCAAGCGAGCGTCGGAGAAGCCGGGTGACGCCCCGCCGGCGCGCCCCGCCCAGGTGGTGACGTTCCCGCCGAAGCCTCGCGTCCCCCGCGAGCCGGCGACGCCCACGGCTTCCTCGCCGGTCTCCGCGTCCTCCGGAGACACGGGGGCTCCTCCTGAAAGCACCCCGGCGTCGTCGCCTGAAGTCCCCGCCGCCGCGCCCGTTGCGCCGCCGCCTCCTCCCGCGCAGCACGACGCGGAACCGGTGCTCGAAGGCTTCTTCGTGGCGCGCGTCATGGGGCCGGACGAGGCACGCCGGCACCATCTGGTGGACGCGTCGTCTCACCCGCCGCCTTCACCGGAGGACGACGAGGGGCTGGGCGAGTTGCCAGCGGGCTACGAGGACGACGGCGCGTTGCTGCTGCCGAGGGATCCGCAGACGCTCTTCGTCTCGTGGGACTTCAGTACGGCCGCTCGGGCCCGGGCGCTGCAGGGGCTGGATGCTCCGCGTGCCGTGCTGCGCGTGTTCGACGGGGAGAAGATGGCGCGCGAGCTGGACTGCGCGCTCGAGTCCCGGAGCTTCTACATCCACGGCCTGGAGCCGGGCCGGCACTACCGTGTGGAGGCGCACTTCATCGGAAGGGATGGCCGCAGTCGCCGTATCGGTCACTCCAGCAGCCGGGTTGCGTTACCGCCCAGCGGCACGTCCACGGACACTTCGATTCGTTTCCTCCGCGTGCCTCAGCGCATGCCCGAGCCGCAGCCCCTGCCGGAGGTGGTGCCGCCGGTGCGCACCCGGGCGCAGGAGGCCGAGGAGCGCGAGTACATCACCTGGCGCCGTGTGAATCTGCCGGGCAGCGGAGGCGTGCGGGACATCCCCGAGTCGCACCGTGAGCGGACCGTTTCCGCCGAGCAGCCCGAGTCCCATCTCGAAGCGCCACCGCGAGCGCCGGGGGCCTCGGACGTGCGTTACATGGAGGCTCGGGAGCGCGTCCCGGGTGCTTCGGACATGCGCTACGTGGAGTCCACGGAGCGCGCGCCGGGAGCGTCGGACCAGCGGTATCTGGAGGCGCCGGGTCGGGCTCCGGGGGCATCGGAGCAACGCTATCTGGAGGGCCGTACGCAGCCGCGCGAGCGTCAGTACCTCGACGTGGGGCGCGCGCCGGGTGCTTCGGACATGCGCTACCTGGAGTCACCGGGCCGTGCGCCCGGGGCTTCCGACCAGCGCTATCTGGGGGGCTCTCAGCCAGCCGGTGGTGCCCGGCCTCATCAATACCTCGAGGTGGGCCGTGCGCCGGGTGCTTCGGACATGCGCTACCTGGAGTCACCGGGCCGTGCGCCGGGGGCCTCGGACATGCGCTACCTCGAATCTCCTCCGCGTGCGCCGGGCGCTTCCGACATGCGCTACTTGGACTCTCCTCCACGCGCACCGGGTGCTTCCGACATGCGCTACCTGGAACACGTAGCCCGTCCGTCAGGTGCATCGGAGCCGCGCCCCACCGAATCCGCGCAGCGTCCTCCGGGTTCCCCGGAGGAGCCTCTTCCCCGGAAGCCGCCTTCGGGCAGCGGCCGCTCGTGA